From a single Maniola hyperantus chromosome 3, iAphHyp1.2, whole genome shotgun sequence genomic region:
- the LOC117996220 gene encoding superoxide dismutase [Cu-Zn]-like yields MNLRLHIFFGQFVWLISVLNGKSLQGIPGYGRNLVIKTIPAVEDYQSALYEVFMEPYLYELGSGYPVGDRSQKQIELAEPRQPGPGLRAIVHLEADQESGVEGELIFTQIVPNGPVQIEGNVTGLPAGLHGLHVHQSGDINGNCMEIGPHFIAYYGRHGGPRDHIRHVGDLGNIKAEEGAPLNVKIFDHLISLTGPRSIVGRSIAITKSEDDYGRASTEDSALTGTSGPAIACGVIGYLN; encoded by the exons ATGAATTTGCGGCTGCACATATTTTTCGGTCAATTCGTTTGGTTGATATCGGTGTTGAACGGCAAAAGTTTGCAAGGCATACCCGGGTATGGCAGGAATCTGGTCATAAAAACTATACCGGCCGTAGAAGACTACCAGAGTGCTCTTTATGAAGTGTTTATGGAGCCATATTTATAT GAACTCGGCTCAGGTTATCCCGTGGGTGACCGATCACAAAAGCAAATAGAATTGGCCGag CCCCGCCAACCCGGCCCAGGTCTCAGAGCGATAGTCCACTTAGAAGCCGACCAAGAATCAGGGGTCGAAGGCGAACTTATCTTCACACAAATCGTTCCTAACGGGCCGGTGCAGATCGAAGGCAATGTGACCGGCTTGCCTGCCGGTCTGCATGGCTTGCATGTTCACCAGAGTGGCGATATCAACGGGAACTGTATGGAGATTGGCCCTCACTTCATAgcttattat GGACGACACGGTGGGCCGCGTGACCACATCCGCCACGTGGGTGATCTGGGCAACATAAAAGCTGAAGAGGGTGCTCCACTTAACGTGAAAATCTTTGACCACCTCATCTCTTTGACTGGACCCag GTCTATAGTGGGGCGGTCTATAGCTATAACCAAGAGCGAGGACGACTACGGCCGAGCCAGCACGGAGGACAGCGCGCTCACTGGCACGTCGGGACCTGCCATCGCTTGTGGGGTTATAGGATATCTGAATTGA
- the LOC117996223 gene encoding uncharacterized protein, which translates to MNRDFVYNYENRPTVWARAGSTINKWLWGALCCGMPGIPCYFCTCCEKMDDAADRDRPRVNQATATAERISRPYRPHAPRGRKSTPEMLSAVRCALSQLQGEPAPVPPTVSHSALNSPEPG; encoded by the exons ATGAATCGTGACTTCGTATACAACTATGAGAATAGGCCGACGGTATGGGCTAGAGCGGGGAGTACGATCAACAAGTGGTTGTGGGGGGCGCTGTGCTGTGGCATGCCGGGCATTCCGTGCTACTTCTGCACGTGCTGCGAGAAGATGGACGACGCCGCGGATAGAGACCGACCGAGAGTTAACC AAGCAACGGCGACAGCAGAGAGGATCTCCCGGCCATATCGACCTCACGCGCCACGAGGGAGGAAGTCCACACCAGAAATGTTGTCAGCGGTCCGTTGCGCCCTCTCTCAGCTCCAGGGCGAACCTGCCCCAGTTCCACCCACAGTCTCTCATTCTGCACTGAATTCACCAGAACCAGGCTAA
- the LOC117996364 gene encoding acyl-CoA-binding protein homolog isoform X1 codes for MSLQEQFDKAAANVKNLKTVPSDADLLELYAYFKQATVGDADPANKPGMFDLRGKAKFEAWSAKKGMSKEDAQKAYIAKVESLVASIGLQ; via the exons CAATTCGACAAGGCGGCAGCCAATGTAAAGAACCTGAAGACCGTACCAAGCGATGCTGATCTGCTGGAACTGTACGCTTACTTCAAACAGGCCACAGTCGGTGATGCTGACCCTGcca ACAAACCCGGCATGTTCGACCTTAGGGGCAAGGCGAAATTCGAGGCGTGGAGCGCCAAGAAGGGCATGTCCAAGGAAGACGCACAGAAGGCCTACATCGCGAAAGTTGAGAGCTTAGTCGCGTCCATCGGTCTCCAATAA